A segment of the Corylus avellana chromosome ca2, CavTom2PMs-1.0 genome:
ATTGTAGGAAGTAAGAATGGCAGAATGCCATTTTGGGGCAAGCATGGCATATCCATACTGGATTTCTATAATATGGCTAGCGTCAATGTCtgcctcttttttcttttcttttttatgacgTGGAACCTCACCTCACCTCACCAAGGCAGGGTCCTTAGACCCACCCCTTGGGTAGCAAATCCCAGATACTTGACCTCACCCGCCAAAACCATATATTACATAATCCAGGGAAACTCTTAATGCGAAATCAAACCTAAGATGTCTGAATTTACTGCTCATCCCAAACCTGGCTTTTGACCACTAGGCTACACCTTTACGGGTACCTATATTTTTGCTCTTATGGATACTCTGTCAGTGGTCTATAGTACTTGGTGGCCTTGCTAACCTTTTCCATAGACTTTTTTCACAGCTGGTAGATCTTCTCTTTGTGGTCTTCATGTGCTGACATTTTTTGTGTgatttttaaggttttgaaaCTCACTTCATTAATTTTTACAGGATGCAGCTCCTTACTTGCAGAAGGGATCGTCGGTGGTTATAATCTCTTCTATCACCGCCTACCAACCACCAACTTCCATGGCTATGTATGCGGTGACTAAAACAGCACTTCTTGGGCTTACCAAGGTGTGACTTGGTTCCCATATTCCTGTTTTATATTAGTTGTTTATTCAAGAACTTCTCAGATCATGAATGGTTTCTTTTCGTGCTCTTATTCTCTCTTGATCTTCATTTAGGCTCTCGCAGCTGAGATGGCCCCAGACACTCGTGTAAACTGTGTTGCTCCGGGCTTTGTGCCAACGTTCTTTGCCGCATCCCTTATAGAAAATGAATCTGCTGTAAGTTCATATTCACCCCAAGTTGCTTGTCTGCACTTTTCCCCCCTTGAGAAGATCGTGAACATTGATCACTGCACTTAATCAAATATGGGTTTAATCTATTGCAGAAGCAGGAGATCGAGGGGAGGTCTTTGCTTAACAGGCTTGGTACCACTCAAGACATGGCTGCTGCTACTGCGTTTTTGGCGTCTGATGATGCAGCTTATATAACAGGAGAAACTCTGGTGGTTGGGGGAGGGACGCCCTCGAGACTCTAGTTCCCTTTCTTCTTATCTCAATAACCCCCGATTGGTTTAATTACTTGTTTTCAATGGGATAATTAGAATGCAAGAACTGTAAGTTCACAAGTTAAATAATTTActttgttttcctttaaattattttaattcctGTGCATTAGGTTGAAGCAAAGTACAGAATTGTGAAAAGCTCCACCCATAAGACTACAGAAAATTGTGGTACATCAGTGAGTATAGATTCTTATACTTCTTGCGTTCAAATTGTGGTATACGCCTCGGCTGATGAGCACAAGTTTCTTTTGAATGCCAATGGCTTGAGTTATTCATTGTCTAATTCTTAAGTTTTCTGTACCAAATTTGATTCAAAATGCAACATTGTAACCAGATAATTTACTTGAATATGGAAGACATGAATTAATTGAAAGACGTCAGTACAAATACATTGTGTGTGGGTTTATATGATCTCCTCTTGCCATTCCATATTGCGacagcattaaaaaaaaaaagtggtcatTGGAGGTAGCCGAACTACCAACGCAAATGGTTCAACAAAACCTAATAGCTTATTAAGGGATGACTAAACCACTTAACAATCAGTTTAGGGATGGTTTGGCCACTTCAACGGCACCTACAAGCCAAATTCAGGACTCATTAACGAACATCGATATCATCTACAGTGCACATTCTACGATAATGAAATACAATGGGGAGCTCTCTTTACATATAATGGAAAGAAGAATATGAACATTGATGAGATTCTCATAAACAATTCACActatcaaataaaaacaaatttagaatcagatagtaaaacatacataccGATAATTCTAATTTCCGTGGTAGAACTGGGAGTCGCAAACATTTTGAACCGCTTAGGGCAACTCAACGACTTATGTACATAATAAATTAGCACAAATCAAAATGTGCATCTTCACAATACACCATCTTCTAGCTTCTTGATATAGGAAATCCTTTTTCCCCATTATCTCCACATCAGCATCCTCACCGCGTCTTAACCTCCCATGTAGAGTTCATTAACTATTACGGTTTTGAGCTTCTTGCTATGCATCTTCTATGGTGATTTACATACACTTACAAATTTGGACAGAAAGAACAGAGTGGTCGGGCAGCGTGGCATATTTCCATCAGTTCCACCCTTCCAGTATTTTACTTGCGACATCATCGAAACATAAAGacgaaattcaaaatttttacaCAGGAACCACATCGGCATTTTGGCTCTCATCACACGTCAAAATTAGTCCTTCAACATAGGTTGGGAGGAGGCAACGGACCCACTGGCAGCCTGTTGAGACAGGCTCTGCTGGTGGAACAATCATAAGCACATTTTCTTGGCGTCGAACAACCCCCATCACACTTACAGTGCTCCCTTCCTTGATATACCTGATATACAACAAACATCTTCTATGAAGCATTCAATTGCAAGTGGAATGAAGactgaaaatttaataaatcatgAGCTTCGAATCTACCGTtctcaaaacatatatatgcaaaatcCTGCAAATATGACATTGAGAAGTCATGGTATTGATAAAATACTCGAAACAGAACAATTAGGGGCATACCCTTCTTTGAGGCGCATTACACGGTCATCACTAGAGAGGTTGCGGTCAGCTAGCCAGCGTAAAAAGCTTGGAGACAAGTCTCTGTTTTCCTTTGATACATCAACTGCAGTAGTTGGTTTGACAAATGCAGCAACCTTAGCCCCATAACCTGCTTTTACTAATGCTCTTAACCCAGTTTGGAAGTCTGATATGTAAAAATCAGCCACATATTTCTGTTCATCGGAAGAAACTAAATTGTCATTTACCAAACTTTGATTCTCAAACTATATGGAGCAAATCAATAGAATTAGTTCAACAAACTAACCTCTGCGTGTCTGGATCCCCACGAGAAGCAACGGTGTTTCGGATTTGCAGATTTCCCACCCAATCCTTTGTATTCATACAACTCTGTTGAAACATATACACACCTAGGTATCCTCTGGTACGATGACTCCAAAGGAATACTGCCACAGGTTACAACCTACATGAAGAGATAAAGATGACATTACTCCTGATGAAAATCAaaagtatagaaaaatgaaagtgTGCAGGAAAACTGATCAATTATCCTTTCGGaatttttccactttttttttttttttccctctcctcCCCACTTTCAAAGACTTTAAGGATCTAGTTATCGAAACAAATATAAGTCAAATTGTGCAAGTCTGATAAGGAACCTctacaacaaataaaattccaaaaatagtttatatattCTGATGTAACAAATGAATTTAGAGATATATCAGAACAAGAAGCACTACATACTACATCATAACACTTGTAAATGCTTTTGAAAACTAATCTTCCACTTCAAGTTGGAGATTACTCCAAAAGGCGAGTCAACCCTTTCACAAAAGTGATCCTATTTGAGCAGAACACTTTCGTAATATCAGAGAATGGAACATTTGGATAGCCTGAGGAAGTGGATGCCGCCAAATAGCCAGTGGTGATAAAACTCGCCTGTAAAAGCTCCATCAAAAAcctccaatattttttttttcttcttcttcttttcatctTCAGAGAATACTCTTCTGCCACTTGGACTATCTCAGCctccatctttctttcttttttgataaatacTCAGCCTCCATCTATCCagtaaaatttaatgatgaggCTAAATAACAGCCTCTAAACCAAGACTCTTAACAAGATTTTTCATACAACTCACTGTAACTCTTCCTCATAAATTTGTTGCTTTAACTGCGTGTTACAGCCATTGCTTCTATCAACCAACCTAACTGCTTTATCATGGCCTTGAAACCAGGTTTATCAATAAAGAGATTTTAAAACCttcaatatatttttcccatcaGTATCTCTTTTTCTTAGCCACCAGCCCAAACAATTTTCAAGCCAACGAAAAAACAATGCCCTTAAATCTccaaaatcatttaaatctcAACCAGgaatttggcatatatatattcaacatgaATATTAAAGAGACCATCCACATTAATAGCCAAGAGATTACCCAATATATGAcattagaaagaagaaaaagaaatgtgtAGTTCAATAGCGAACCAGAGTTTATAAGGAAGCTGGATGTTCAACAATATCTTCCACCCTCATCcaacaaaatttgaaacattGTGTCAGCTTGACTACTTAAAAACTGAAGACCCCAGATGCATCTGCCTCGGGATTTGACTGGTAATCACCTAAAAAGGCTCATCTCGAAATCAGCCTTGGGGAGCATCCTAAGAAATTGGCAAGGTCCAGCGGCCTTTAAAGGCGTCCAAGTAGTTTACATGCATCGGGGCAGTAAAAATATCAAGGTAAAAGATTACTACCAGAACCCATTCCCAAAGCCGAGTTCACGGTCCCCTTACAGAATTCAATATCCTTTAACCCctagagaagcaaaatatggTCCCTCGCAAAGCCTAACTAACTAGCACATGCAACCTGGCCACTATTCTTGATAACTTTGCTTGCTGAATCCTATGGGTCACATGGACCCAAACCTTCAACAAGTTTGTATCTTGCAAAGTAAACCGCACCATCCAAGGTGCAAGTAAAGTATTCACATCCAAGAACAAATACTCAATTTCGTTTGCACTTTGAGTGCATTTGGCCCCACAATTTTGCAGGTCAAACgcatgtttttaaataaaattggagTGTTTTGTTTGGgagtgcatttaaaaaaaaaaaaaaacggcaAATTTGCTTAGCAAGCAAGGGGTGTGTTCTTAAAAAAGCATTAGCACGATTTTAAAGGCCGAACCGCAATTTTACCAAATCTCCAACAAACCAAACGGACACTTTATCTACAACCTCGTTCACCTTCCTAGTGAACATTTTTATCAACCCAACAAATccaaaataattcaaaataaaataaaatagataagtaCGTAATCTGAACGATACCCAAAATGTCAATCTCAATCAAAACCAGCCGGGTCAAAGTAGACTCATCAAAATTCCACATTCAACCTCATTCAGAATTCTAATATTCAAAatgtcaatttcaaaaaaaaaatccatttttttgtttttttccagcTAGCACTATCCGTTAATCACGACTCGGAAATAAACACTAGAACAACGATTATTACGATCAGCTACTCTTCATTTCAATTAAGCAAAAAGAGTTAATAGATTTCCAACAAAGAAAGGTGCTGAGAGTGAAATTACCCCAGTGACCTTGACGTACTGTCCGTCAATAGCACCCCTGAGCTCCGCGTCAGGGTACCCCCTCACAAACCCTAGCAACCCTCTCCTCCCCCACACGCAATTCCACGCCACGGCCGCCAGCACCAGCACCAGCACGCCCCCCACCGCCACCAGCACCACTGCCTTCTTCACGGCCACCATCAGGAACGCGCCCACCAGAAGTCCCATCGCCactgccaccaccaccacccacaCCGCCGCTTTCGGCACCCTCATCGCCCGCACCTTCTTCTCCCCCGCCAAGCTCGTCACCGCAGACCCGTACACGGCCTTCCCGGGCGGCTCCATGTGCCCCGACCGACGGCCCGTAGAGGTTCCGAGCGGACCGGACCCGATGGGGCCGGAGGTGATGAGACCCGTGGGCTGGAGAGGCATCGGGCCAGAGGATTTCTTGGGGATCGGGCCCGAGTTGGGCCCGGATCGGACGGATCCGCTGTTGTGCTGGGACTGGGAGTgggatgaggaggaggaggggcgGGATATCTTCGGAGGAGGAGGACCAGTGGATGATGGATCGAGGAATTGATGGATGTCGAACATTTTGCCGAGCTCACCGGACTTCTTAACGTCACCGCCAGTGTACGGCATGGCGCGTGACGCCATTGTGAGCGGTCGCTCCTTGGACTGCTGCTCCGGTCTGCCTGACACGTAGAGCCCACCGCTCAGCTGGTGCGACGTCGTTCGGCTGCCCATTTCTGTACACAGAGATagctgagagagagagttgagaaagagagagagtgtgtgtgtgtgtgtgtaggtAGAGGAGGTGAAAGGGAGGTGATGGTGGGAAGTTGGGGGATGAAATGGCGGAAATGGGACTGGGATTTTGATAAAATGACGCTTGTATCCCTGTCTTGATATTGCGGCACAGTGTTCGTTACCGATCAGTTCCGCTCTGGGGGGCTGATTAGTTGTTTTGGTGACTGGCGAGTGAGTGACTGAGTGAGTGAGTCAATTTACCTTTTTGTCCATCATCTCTCactaattttcattaaaaaaaaaaaacaaaaaacagtaCGGATTTTCGAAAtgtttgttataatttttttctttttgccataaaatacaaaatatgattttatcttttatatcatttcataaattttttaataaaaaaataaaaaaaaatactaccgAAAACtcataaacaaacataaaatctCACTAATTCTCCCATATctaatttataatttcttttatttatattgtcaatgttttgtagaaaatattaatatagaGGTCCTTGAGAAAGTGCATGGTGATTTGATATGCGGCAGTCAACTTCATGATATCATCTTCAACATGTCTTGTCATTTAAAAATGTCCCatcaaaaaacttaaattcaaacatataatttaaagggaaaatgaaATCCTAAGAAAAATTAGTACTTAAAAAGTCACTTAACTACACAATTAAACCTTTGAAAATAGTTAGAACCATTCCATGACCACCACCTAAGGGTAAAGTGTGGTGGTTCGTCCACTCACGTCTTGTTTGATGGGCGGTAACTTAACTACTTTCTTCGTAGGAAAGTGGTTGAAAGTGATTGGTTTTAACGTGGCCACGAACCTACATCTTACCTTTCTCCGTTTAAAACTCTAACGATATATGTATGTATTGAGGGAGTAATTTGATAACATATCTTACATTAAGAagcattttaataattttttaacattaaatgGTGGTTTAATGGATTTTAAAGAGTCTGCGACTTGACTGTCACCTTAGTaaatgttgtagtttttttttttaaagaaaaaatgttcgcacaaaaaaagaaaaaaatgaaagggagattcgaactagtctCGATCTTACTAAATGTTATAATTAGTCTTAAGTTTCCAAATTATTCCcatttataaattattcaataacaAAGCAAGTACACATCTCTAATGAAGTAATGGCAGTCAAAACTTATCAAATTAGgattcttaaaattataattattatttataataataaattatatatagattttaattttcaatatgCAACTTAATGGaatatattgttaatattctttaggaaaaattacagtttacccctatCAAAGTttacagtgtttttcaattcgaataccaaagtttcaatttttgcaatccaccccccaaagtttcaaatttttgcaatttgaccaattttatccaaaacttcccatattgcccctaatttttatttttttattttttataaaattaaaaaaaaaaaattcgggtgGCTCTTTGGTCATCTGAttatttttgcacccccaaatttgttttcgttttcataaaaaataaaaaaataaaaataaaagtcagggataatatgagaattttgggatgatattggtcgaattgaaaaaaattgaaactttgtgagggtggattgcaaaaattaaaactttgatatttgaattgaaaaacactacCAACTTTGAagggataaactgtaattttccctattcTTTaacaattgttatttttttttgaaagagaagaagaagaagagactTGTGGGAATTTTATCCTCACTCAAAACTAGTTATTCTTCTTTTATCATGTGTCATGGTCGAAGTCATCCGATTGGTCCCATTAGGAGGTTAGTGTTGTGGGTTGATGGACCTACAGCCTAGATCTGCTGGCCAGATAAATCTTttatattgtatttttctttatttctggCAACTACATTGTGTTACATTCTGCATAACGATGGGATCTACTAATCAGACCGTTGAGGATATATAAAATCCGACAGCCTTCAATTGAATCTGGGTTGTAAATGGGAcccaatcatttttatttttttcactggTAAAACGAGTGGTAGATCTACAATCCACATCAAATGCTCTACCGATTATGAGAATGGGCCCCTTCTGTTTCATCAAATCTGACGGTGATCGAGCCAATCAGGCCTGAGTTATCAAAAAGCAAATGTCTCGATcaacttaaaatataaaaaaaaaaatatgaattttaacTTGTGGATGGCAAGGGCAAACAGATGCATATAGGACAAAGATGGATAAATTTCATAGGATCCCTCCCTGTCGGCGGACCCTTTTTTGACACTTCTCAGTCAATAGGTTATTGGATACTCAGGAGGGCAATGTTGGCAATCCGCTCTTCCAGAAGATCGGTGGTGAAATTGATGCCTCCCCAAGTGGGGGAATATTTGATATTTCCTTGTACAGACAAACAgtaataaatcaaattattattctttactttaatcattttattttttatttttttaaataaaataaaaaaatagctcAAGTAGGATGTTAAAAGCTCATGTAAGTGTTTATAATATACAAAATCTCATGGGATAAGTCAAGTGATAAGctgaattttgtaaaatataaatTCCACTAAATTGCCATTAAACTGTTTATCctgacaaaaaaataatgtattaatattatttattaggCCGATTTCGCACTAAAATCTATTTGAAGTATCTTCTAATGATTTACTAATTACTACGTGGAGCAAAGCATGTCAATGGGTCACATAAGGTTGAATTGGCAAGCTTACATGAGTTTTAGCGTCTCAACCAAATCTTTTGGTGTGCCTTAGGGCTCGCAAAATGGGTTCACGTGTTGAGTTTGTGTTAATTCTTGTTTATGTCATGAATCCGTTTAACCTAAACATTCTACCCTACTTCTTACCTGTTatttgaacatgtaaaaaagtattttgttttttgtttttttcatataCTAAATCTAATTTAGAAGAAACTATAAGTCGTTTCTTAATTGGTATGCCAAAAAGTTACTGGATCAAGTAATTTatctagcttcttttttttttttttttttggttatttatttatttaacaccGTATCAATTGTGGAAAACTTGTTGGGTCCTATGGGTATCTATCttctattaaattaatgaaaCCTAAGCTTACCCataagaaaaatgctttttgtcGGCCCAAGGGTCAAagtacttataatttttttctttttaaaaaaagtcacaATGTACATATAATTGTGAAGTATATGTTTGACAACAATAATGCAAGATTGCAGACAGCTGTCCCAACTACCACTgagctagtttttttttttttttttagtctgcTATCAATTAATACGTTTCTTCTAATTTTCAGTGTTTAGTACGATTGAAAATTATCGTTTTTTAAACGgcaaactattttttgaatttaagcTTATCTTTCTCGCACGTGttcttttttgaaattcatTCTTTGCCACCGCTAAAGTTCGCCGGAATCTATCACTAGAGTCTGCCTAATGTCTCCAATTGTTGCTAATTTTCGATACAAAAAAGATAAGGGCGAGGGTTtgcacattttgaaaagaggtTAGCACTCTAAGTACATATGAGATTAATGATGCGATCTGATATCAGGTGAGTGTAGCCAAGGGCAAGGATCATTACCAAGGAGTTTagaacaatttaaaaaaaatgagtgacaATTTATGTTTGTGCATAAGGTTTGGATCGTGTTAAGACATGAGTTATATACGTCAGTCATAACtcgatcaatttaattaaaagtgTCAAACCTCTTAACTCGAAtccattaattttgtattgaatttgcATGTCGTGTAACAAATTGTCGACTATAATTTGACAAGCATGATAGGTTGTCCATGGTTGGAACTTTGAAGCTAAAATTTGAGGTTGTCCGTGGACTTAGGAATTTTCATGTTTATGAAAAGGAAAGAGCAGGATGATTTTATCGGAAGCTAAAGTGCTTTGCTTTGTGGATTATCCCATTGGGACTTCAAAAATCTTATAAACTTTACATGGGTATTGTCGTCATTAGATTGTTCGTGGGGCAGAATTTGCTTGTTCTAAagcctctctctttttttgcaAAAGGATTCTTGTTTGCTTCTCttcatttgaaaattgaaaattacgTCTCCTTGATAGCTAcctttgcatctttctttttgttctttaagATTTAAAGCTTGTTTTATCAACGCCCACCACTCTAAAATTTGCCAATAAACGCCCGATGTAACCCGAATTACAATCCGAAATAATTCATTTTATACGTTCtaactaaattttatattttttatggtgTATATTTGTAACATCATTCAAAATTTATAAACGATACGACATCGCATACACCATTCAATGCAACAAACAAAATCTAAATCATGAAATCAGGAGCGGAACCACCTTTTGTCTTTGGGTTAGAGGCAATCTCCTCCCAAAATTTTAGAAAGTCctttacaattttaattttacccGTCGATAAATCGTCTTAACTTCACTTAAAAATGGAAATAATCATGTTTTTTGTAGCACATGTTTCTTAGTTAATAAAGACCACCCGGCCACCAACCTAATCATTGGCGTACCCTagtcttctttctctctctctagggctAAATGGGATATTATTTTAACCTAATCTCCAAATGGGTCTACTAAATTGATAACTTGGACTGATCATCATAActaattgacttatataatcaTAAGTTTAGTCAATTCGTAATATAGAGATTGCATGTGTGAAGGTGACTGTTAATGAGTGCATGGGGAAATTAATAGAATGCTTAAATGGGCCAAAGGTATATATGGAACTTATTTACGAAAAGGGGGAGCACTCTTTTTATAAAATGGATTGATCATCAAACTATCAAAGGATGGGACTCAAACAATGACATAAAGAGTTGCTTGAGATCCTACTAAGGAAACACCTTTGAACTTGATTAATTAttacttatattatataaatgGTCCATATGATGAGTGTAAGAGGCTCCCTTCGAATTGCTTTTGAAACTTTAATACATTTCCTGTCGCTTTCGGATCTTTTCCAAAGGAGAGGATGGTGGGTGATCTTTTGCTTTCATAAGCTGCAAACATGCAGCAAACGTTTGGCATgcaagggaaaaaaatataaaaaaacccctcaaactattagcCATTTGTAATATAATTCCTCAATGTttaaaagatactaaagtagtccccaaactttcaaaatgtatcaaaaatgccacttatttttttttatatttctataatattcatagtcttttaacaaataaaataataaaataattgtaaataaataaataaataatacttttttaaaaatacaagaaaaccaatgggcgacaaaa
Coding sequences within it:
- the LOC132170249 gene encoding uncharacterized membrane protein At1g16860, whose amino-acid sequence is MGSRTTSHQLSGGLYVSGRPEQQSKERPLTMASRAMPYTGGDVKKSGELGKMFDIHQFLDPSSTGPPPPKISRPSSSSSHSQSQHNSGSVRSGPNSGPIPKKSSGPMPLQPTGLITSGPIGSGPLGTSTGRRSGHMEPPGKAVYGSAVTSLAGEKKVRAMRVPKAAVWVVVVAVAMGLLVGAFLMVAVKKAVVLVAVGGVLVLVLAAVAWNCVWGRRGLLGFVRGYPDAELRGAIDGQYVKVTGVVTCGSIPLESSYQRIPRCVYVSTELYEYKGLGGKSANPKHRCFSWGSRHAEKYVADFYISDFQTGLRALVKAGYGAKVAAFVKPTTAVDVSKENRDLSPSFLRWLADRNLSSDDRVMRLKEGYIKEGSTVSVMGVVRRQENVLMIVPPAEPVSTGCQWVRCLLPTYVEGLILTCDESQNADVVPV
- the LOC132170250 gene encoding tropinone reductase-like 3 isoform X2 produces the protein MEKTMKIGKRFEGKVAIVTASTQGIGFGIAERLGLEGASVVVSSRKQRYGKVDVVVSNAAANPSIDPILQMKESVLDKLWEINVKSSILILKDAAPYLQKGSSVVIISSITAYQPPTSMAMYAVTKTALLGLTKALAAEMAPDTRVNCVAPGFVPTFFAASLIENESAKQEIEGRSLLNRLGTTQDMAAATAFLASDDAAYITGETLVVGGGTPSRL